One part of the Eubalaena glacialis isolate mEubGla1 chromosome 19, mEubGla1.1.hap2.+ XY, whole genome shotgun sequence genome encodes these proteins:
- the B9D1 gene encoding B9 domain-containing protein 1 — translation MAAAGPSVFLLMVNGQVESAQFPEYDDLYCKYCFVYGQDWAPTAGLEEGISQITSKSQDARRALVWNFPIDVTFKSTNPYGWPQIVLSVYGPDVFGNDVVRGYGAVHVPFSPGRHKKTIPMFVPESVSKLQKFTSWFMGRRPEYTDPKVVAQGEGREVTRVRSQGFVTLLFNVVTKDMRKLGYDTGPPDTQGVSGPSTPQGLPR, via the exons ATGGCGGCCGCGGGTCccagtgtcttcctgctcatGGTCAACGGGCAGGTGGAGAGCGCCCAG TTTCCTGAGTATGACGATCTCTACTGCAAGTACTGTTTCGTGTACGGCCAGGACTGGGCCCCCACGGCG gggctggaggaaggcaTCTCACAGATCACATCCAAGAGCCAGGATGCGCGGCGTGCGCTGGTGTGGAACTTCCCCATCGACGTCACCTTTAAGAGCACCAACCCCTACGGCT GGCCGCAGATCGTGCTTAGCGTATATGGGCCGGACGTGTTCGGGAACGACGTGGTCCGAGGCTACGGGGCGGTGCACGTGCCCTTCTCACCCGGACG GCACAAAAAGACCATCCCCATGTTTGTCCCAGAATCTGTGTCTAAACTGCAAAAGTTTACCAG CTGGTTCATGGGACGGCGGCCCGAGTACACAGACCCCAAGGTGGTGGCTCAGGGGGAAGGCCGGGAAG TGACCCGCGTCCGCTCCCAGGGCTTCGTCACTCTCCTCTTCAACGTGGTGACCAAGGACATGAGGAAGCTGGGCTATGACACCGGGCCTCCGGACACACAGGGGGTCTCGGGGCCCAGCACGCCCCAGGGCCTCCCCCGGTGA